CCGAGGGCATTGTTGCCGTGCGCCGCCGCGATGCCGGCCACGTGCGTGCCGTGCGAGCTGGAGGGCACCGATCCGTCCATGGCGTAGGCATCCCAGCCGTCGTAATCGTCGATGTAGCCGTTGGCATCATCATCGATGCCGTTATTGGGAATCTCGTCGGTATTCTTAAACCACATAATATCCGGGTGCGCGATGTCGCAGCCGCCGTCCACGATCGCGACAACGATCGTATCGCCGGTCGAGGTCACGCCGCCGGTAGTAATATCCCACGCTTCCGGTCCGTCGATATCCGCATCGACGGTGCCGCCCGACTGCCCGGTGTTATGCAGAGCGTATTGCTCGTTGAAGCGCGGATCGTTCGGGTATGTCGCCCGCAACGCGATATGGTGATTGAACTGCGCCACCAGCACGGCCGGATGATCCTTGACGGCTTCCAGCAGCTGTTCGCGATCCGCCTTCTGCATCCCCGCATCGTTGAACTCATATAGCCAGACGTTGAGATCCGGCGACAGGAGCTCGACGGCGCGCAGATTGAAGGCGGCGAACGCCTCGTCAATCGACCGCGCCGACTCATAGCGATTCACCTGAATCATCATCTGATTCGGCTCGTAAGTCGGCTCGTTAAATGCCACGGGTTGGGACTGGGCAGTCGCGGCAAAGGCCACAAGCACCGCCAGCAACGCCAGGGCTCCGCGGAAAAGTCCGTGCGGACACAATAGCGCTCTTTGATTCATGGGTTGCTCCTATAGGTACCGGGTAGGGTGGGTTAAAACGTTCGTCATTTTCTCTTATCGGTGCATGGAAAAGACATCTTCGACCCGCCGGCGGGTCAACCGGAAGATCGACGTAAGTATATATCCAGCTTGACTAAAGCAATATAACTGCCAAAACGATCTTGTCAACGACTGTAGTACAAAAACGCCTCTTCCGTCCGCCTTTTCCCGCTGCGTCATCAGACGAAAAATGTGAAAATCATAGCGGCGCCACTGCACTTGCCGAAGTTTCCCGCGCTGCTCGATGCCAAGTAGACGTGCCGCAGTCACTTGCGAAGACGGCGTTATTTACAGCCGGCGCAAGGCGGCACCAAGTTGTTGAAGAAGTAGTTGACGAGGAAAACGGCGTCCCCGATATCGAGCCGCAGATTGCAGTCGACATCCGCTGAGGCGACCGGATCGGGTGCACTGCCATTGGCGAAGATGTAATTGACGATGAACACCGCGTCGGAGAAATCGACACGTTTGTTGCCGTCGGCATCGCCGCAGACGTAGGGCGGCTCATTGATCACGATCGACAAGCTCATCGTGTCCGACTGCTTGGGATTACCGGAGTCCTCGAGGACGAAGGTCATGTAGAAGGTGGCCGCGTAGGTCGGCGTGCCGGAGATTCTTCCAACCGGGCCGCCTTCCCAGTCGCAGCCGAAGGGGATGTCGCCGCCGAAGAGCATCCAGTTCAGCGGCGGGACGCCGTTGAGCGACGCCAACTGCGTAGCATACGGAAACCCCACGTGACCAGCAGGGAGACTGTCGGTCATGATGTGCAGGAGACCGTCGCACAGATCGCCGACGCCGTCCTCGTTGGAATCACGCTGGTTGGGATTGTAGATTTCCGGACAGTTGTCGCAGACATCGCCGTAGCCGTCGGCGTCGGTGTCCAATTGATCGGCATTGGCGGAATCGGGGCAATTGTCGCTTGCCGGACAGCCGGGGCTGACGATGCCGGGATTGCCGATGCCGTCGAAGTCGGTATCGACGCAGTTATCGCACACGTCGCCGATGTAGTCTTTGTCGACATCAAGCTGATCGCTGTTGGCGGTGCTGACGCAGTTGTCGCACAGGTCGGAGACCAGATCGCCGTCGCTGTCGGGCGTGCCGTTGCATTTCCAGCTTGCCAACACACCCGCCAGCCAGCAGTGCATCCGTCCCGCCTGCTGCGTCGTGAAGCGCGCCCAGCAGGGGTCGCTGGAGTAGCTCATGAAGTTGTCGCGGTCGGTCGGGGCCCATGGGATGCCGCCGCTGCAGCCGTCGCTCGAAGTGACCTCCGAGCAATAGTTGTTCAACGGTGTCGGCCGCGTGTCGGCGCAGAAGTCGCCGAGCACATCGCGATCGGCAGCGTCGACGCGCTCATAGCACGGACCGCAGAAGGCCACCTCCGATACACCGTGGAAAGTATGCCACAAGCCGAGGCAGTGGCCGACTTCATGCGAGAGTGTGCTGCTGGAGCGGAAGAAGTGCGGCGTGGTCATGACGATCCCGCCCTGCTTGGTCAGGCATTCGGGATCCCAGGGGAACGTACCGTACGAGTAACCGGGTTCGACGTAGCCGACGAAGACGTTGATCTGGTGTTCGGGATCGAGCGCGTACTGGTCCTTCATCGGGTAGAATTCGTTTTCGTCCATCGAGACATAGCGGCTGTCATTGACAAAGCGCCAGTCGTAGCTGAAGTGAATCCGCGACGGCTCATAGTCGCGATTGAGTTCCGCCATCTGGCTAATCACGGTCGCCTCGTCGGAAACCGCGCCCGAGCCGTCATCGTTGCGGAAGATGTGGATCATCAGGTGCAGGTGCGTAAACGGCGCATTCGGCGCAGGAATCGCCGCATTGCGGTTGGCCGGATCGTCGCACGGGCCCTCCAGCGGACAGGCGGCCAGATTCTTGTTCAGGCGCCGATCGTTCTTGGCGTAATAGTGCTCGGTCGTGCCGCACCAATCGCCCAGAAGCGAGGAGGTAAACAGACTGACGATGATTGCAGCTATGATGGCGAGCCGCTGATACCGAAGGCCGGGAATGCGCGAGAACATAGGGGCAAGACTTTATGCAGAAGGTTTAGCTCGGTTATCGCGACGGCGGACTTATCCCGCCGCGCGCAGAACAATCTGCCCGCAGTATAGCGATTTGATGGAAAGTGTCAAGACGGCGAATTCTGCCGCGCGCGAGCATCAACGGATGCGAACGCGGCCGGAAGTTCCGGCTGGCTCGCTGGCTGGTCGCGTCCGCCGGCCGGCTCGCGAAAACCGCGGAATATCAGGCGAATGCCGCGATCGTAGGTGAAGTAGTTCCACACCCAGTTGATCAGGACGACCAACTTATTGCGGAAGCCGATGAGATTCATCAAGTGAATGAAGATCCACAGCAGCCAGGCCGTGAAACCCTGAAAGCGCAGGCGGCCGAGATCGGCGACCGCGCGGTTGCGGCCGATCGTGGCCAGATCACCCGGATCGCGGTACACGAACGGCCGCATCGGCTCGCCGTGCAGCCGCCGCCGCAGATTGGCGGCCAGATGCCGCCCCTGCTGGATCGCCGGCTGCGCCACCATCGGATGGCCGCGTGAATACTTCTCGGTCGTCATGGTCGCGATGTCGCCGAGGGCGAAGATGTTCTCCAACCCATTGACTGCATTTTGTTCATCCACGTAGATCCGTCCGTTACGTGCCAGCGCTGTTGCCGGCAATCCCGCAATCGGCGCCCCCAGTACGCCCGCGGTCCAGATCACCGTCTCGCTGCGGATCGCTTTGCCGTCGGGCAGATGCACCTGGTGGCCGTCATAGTCGCTGACCGGCTTCCCTAACCAGATCGTAACGCCGAGGTTTTCGAGAAACTTGCGCGCGCTGTCGGAGGCCGCCGACGACATGGTCGGCAACAGGCGCGGCGCAGCCTCGATCAGGTGAATCTGCATGCGGCGCAAATCAAGCTCGGGGTAGTCGTTCGGGAGGATGTGCCGCTGGAGTTCGCCCAAAGCGCCCGCCAGCTCCACGCCGGTGGGACCGCCACCGACGATGACGAAGGTCTGCAAGGCATCGCGTTCGGCCATGTCGCTGGTGAGGAGCGCCTGCTCAAACCGCTGCAGGATGAAGTTGCGCAAATCGAAGGCGTCCTGAATCGATTTGAGCGTCATCACTTTGCGGCTCAATTCCTGATTGCCGAAGAAGTTGGGCTTGCTGCCGGTCGCGATCGCCAGATAGTCGTACCTGATGCGGCCGATGCTGGTCTCAATCTCGTTGCTCTCCGGGAAGACGCGCGTGACCTCGGCCATGCGGAAGATCACGTTTTTCTGTTTGCGCAGGATTTTCCGCAGCGGGTAGGCGATCGAGTCGGGCTCCAACCCCGCCGTCGCAACCTGATACAAGAGCGGCTGGAAGGTGTGGTAGTTGTTCTTGTCGAGCACGACGATCTGCAGATCGGCGCGCTTGAGGCCACGCGCCAGATTCAGGCCGGCAAACCCGCCCCCGACGATCACCAGCCGCGGCTTGTTGGTTACGGGGATGTTGAAGGTCATCGCCACCACTCCTTGCCATAGTTCTCTCCCAAATCAACGCAAAATAGAGCCGATTGTTCCATTTTTCACAAAGGATTTGCGGGGGGATCGATTCGCACAAAGAAAAAAACGGCGGACGTCAATGTCCGCCGTTCAAAGAACTCAATGAGTAAACTGATTACTTCGCGGTACCGAAGAATCCAAGCACGCCAATCATGATACCGAATTCGTTGCCGCTTACGCCGTCGCCTTCGAGTTCAGTGCCGCCGGCCGGTGTGTACTTAGCCTTGGCATTCTGCAGTTCGAAGTAGGCTTCGCCGTGCACGCCAAATCCGTTGGTCAGCATCCACACGCCGCCGCCGGAGAGACGAGCCTGATATCCGGTAGTCTTGGTCTCGTCCGTTCCTGACTCTTCAGTAAACGACGGAGTTTCCAACTTGTCCTGGGCGTAGACGAACGACCCGGAAATGAACGGCAAGAGTTTGCCCTTCGGATCGTCGGCGTTCTTCGCGGTCGGGAACCAGTAAACCTTCGGGCCAGCGCCGAAAGTGGTGGTCTTCGTGTCGCCCCACTTCCAGTTTTCAAACATGACAGTGGCGCCGATAGCGATACCCGGAGCCAGGAAGTAACCCAGAGTCGGGTTCAGCTGCAGGTAGGTCGGAGTGTCGCCGTTGCCATCTTTCCACAGGTCACCGCCGGACTTGGCAAAATTAGCCGTCCAGGCACCGTCCATGAAGAGCATTCCCTTGGCAACCGGGTTTTCGGCGAACGCGGAAGCCGCCATCGCCAGAACGAGCAGTGCGATCATGAATCGCTTCATTGTGTGAATCCTTTCGTTGATGTTTGGTCGTCTATCCATTCATTCCATCAATTACGACAGTAAGTACAATTTTCGTTGGTGTCCAGTTTGTGAAATCGTTCACCGTCCGCGCCTCGATCGCCGGCCATCTGCGGCCAAACAATCCAGCGGGACGACATCCATCCTTAGAAGTCGTGGCGGCGATCACTCTCCTTCGAATTCATCGAGTTAGCGCATTCCGGCCGAAGTCAAAGCGACCCGGCTCTCTCCATCTCGGAGCGAATTCAATCTCTTATATGTTTCAACGCAACAAAAATTTTCAACACATTAGGATCGTTTTAGTCGCTTTTTACGGAGTAATCTCTTTTCTGTCAACAGGTTAACTGGCATAGAATTGCCTGGGTAGGCACTAACCAGCCCAGGCAGAATCTCAGTACTTAGTGACGACTAATTCATCGGTGAGCCGGTGTTGCCCAGCCAGAAGTGCAGACCGACGGCAAGCTGCAACATGGTTACTGTCTCATCGGCCAGCACGAAATGGAGCCGGGGATTAACGAATAAGGACATCGTCCGGCCGACCATCTTCTCGTACATGATGCCGCCATAGATGCCGAACTCGGTGCTCTCGTCGCCGTAGATTCCGGCGCCGGCGTTCAAGAGCAGCATCGAGGCCTTCATGTAGCTGAGTGCATACAACCCGCTGAACAAGAAGTTGAGCTCGGTATCCGATTCGGAGATATCAATGCCCGGCCCTTCGGCACTGCCGGAATACCGCTGTACGTACAGGTCGCCGCCGATCATCATTTTGTCGGACAGACCGTAGTGAATGTTGCCGCCGAAGTTCAAGTTCGGGCCGTTGGAGTACTTGACGTTGCCGATTTCGTAGTCATCAAAGGCATCGCCGAAGCCGATCGTGTACCCGGCGTAGGGTCCGACCATCATGCAGCTCTTGAGCCCCTGCGCCGCCAGCGGACTGCAGGCGAGCATCGCAACGATCAGCGTCGACATCAGTAGTTTTCTCATGGGGTTCTCCTTTCGGATATGACAGGTAAAGCGTCTGCGAGTTTGAGTCTGCTCCGGCGGTTGCGGCCGCAAGTGGAGCGCGTTCCCACCGTACAAACATCGAGTAACGCGGTCAACAACAAACTTCTTCCCGAAAGCAAGACCGGGACCGGCCGTGCAGGCCAGTCCCGGTCTCAACTTCGTATCGTCCGCGCGGACTAATGTTTTTCTTCCGTCCGCGTTTTCTCGTACTCGGCGATGATCTTGTCGGCGATTTCGCGCGGTACCGGATCGTAGTGGTTGAAGCGCTGGATGTGCCGGCCGCGGCCGCCGGTCATCGAGCGCAGGCTGGTCGAATACTTGTACAGCTCTGCCAGCGGCGCCTGGCCTTTAACGCGCTGATACTTCCCGGCCGGTTCCATGCCCATGATCTTCCCGCGCCGCGAGGACATATCGCCCATGATGTCGCCGGTGTATTGCTCCGGCACCAGGATTTCGACGTCGTAGATCGGCTCCAGCAAAATCGGATTGCACTCGGTCGTGCCGGTCTTGAAACAAATCGACCCGGCGATCTTGAAGGCCATATCGGAGGAATCGACATCGTGATAGGATCCGTAGAACAGCGTCACTTTCACGTCGACCACTTTGTTGCCAGAGACGATCCCCTGCTCCATCGCTTCGATGATGCCCTTTTCGACCGAGGGGATGAACTTGGCCGGAATCACGCCGCCGGTGATGGCGTCGACGAATTCAAATCCGCCGCCGCGCTGCAGCGGCTCGAACTTGAGCGACACGTCGCCGTATTGCCCGCGACCGCCCGATTGTTTCTTGTAGCGATATTGTTTCTCGCCCTTGCGGGTGATGGTTTCGCGGTACGGGATTTTCGGCTGCACCAAGTCGACTTCGATCTTGTAGGCCGCTTTCAGCTTCTTGGTGATGACATCCAGATGCAGTTCGCCCTGCCCCTTGAGGATGGTCTGGTGCAACTCCGGATTGATTTCGTACTGGAAGGTCGGGTCTTCGTGCGTGAGCGCGGTCAGACCCGCGCTGATTTTGTCTTCTTCACCCTT
The sequence above is a segment of the Candidatus Zixiibacteriota bacterium genome. Coding sequences within it:
- a CDS encoding S8 family serine peptidase, which encodes MNQRALLCPHGLFRGALALLAVLVAFAATAQSQPVAFNEPTYEPNQMMIQVNRYESARSIDEAFAAFNLRAVELLSPDLNVWLYEFNDAGMQKADREQLLEAVKDHPAVLVAQFNHHIALRATYPNDPRFNEQYALHNTGQSGGTVDADIDGPEAWDITTGGVTSTGDTIVVAIVDGGCDIAHPDIMWFKNTDEIPNNGIDDDANGYIDDYDGWDAYAMDGSVPSSSHGTHVAGIAAAHGNNALG
- a CDS encoding thrombospondin type 3 repeat-containing protein, which translates into the protein MFSRIPGLRYQRLAIIAAIIVSLFTSSLLGDWCGTTEHYYAKNDRRLNKNLAACPLEGPCDDPANRNAAIPAPNAPFTHLHLMIHIFRNDDGSGAVSDEATVISQMAELNRDYEPSRIHFSYDWRFVNDSRYVSMDENEFYPMKDQYALDPEHQINVFVGYVEPGYSYGTFPWDPECLTKQGGIVMTTPHFFRSSSTLSHEVGHCLGLWHTFHGVSEVAFCGPCYERVDAADRDVLGDFCADTRPTPLNNYCSEVTSSDGCSGGIPWAPTDRDNFMSYSSDPCWARFTTQQAGRMHCWLAGVLASWKCNGTPDSDGDLVSDLCDNCVSTANSDQLDVDKDYIGDVCDNCVDTDFDGIGNPGIVSPGCPASDNCPDSANADQLDTDADGYGDVCDNCPEIYNPNQRDSNEDGVGDLCDGLLHIMTDSLPAGHVGFPYATQLASLNGVPPLNWMLFGGDIPFGCDWEGGPVGRISGTPTYAATFYMTFVLEDSGNPKQSDTMSLSIVINEPPYVCGDADGNKRVDFSDAVFIVNYIFANGSAPDPVASADVDCNLRLDIGDAVFLVNYFFNNLVPPCAGCK
- a CDS encoding NAD(P)/FAD-dependent oxidoreductase, whose product is MTFNIPVTNKPRLVIVGGGFAGLNLARGLKRADLQIVVLDKNNYHTFQPLLYQVATAGLEPDSIAYPLRKILRKQKNVIFRMAEVTRVFPESNEIETSIGRIRYDYLAIATGSKPNFFGNQELSRKVMTLKSIQDAFDLRNFILQRFEQALLTSDMAERDALQTFVIVGGGPTGVELAGALGELQRHILPNDYPELDLRRMQIHLIEAAPRLLPTMSSAASDSARKFLENLGVTIWLGKPVSDYDGHQVHLPDGKAIRSETVIWTAGVLGAPIAGLPATALARNGRIYVDEQNAVNGLENIFALGDIATMTTEKYSRGHPMVAQPAIQQGRHLAANLRRRLHGEPMRPFVYRDPGDLATIGRNRAVADLGRLRFQGFTAWLLWIFIHLMNLIGFRNKLVVLINWVWNYFTYDRGIRLIFRGFREPAGGRDQPASQPELPAAFASVDARARQNSPS